One Lucilia cuprina isolate Lc7/37 chromosome 4, ASM2204524v1, whole genome shotgun sequence DNA segment encodes these proteins:
- the LOC111677568 gene encoding G protein-activated inward rectifier potassium channel 3 isoform X2, protein MPELKRSLSRLSMIMFRATHSNEQSWREELLRYRQTRFSSRRVRKRVIFKHGDCNVVQGNVAKRRRRYLQDIFTTLVDAQWRWTLMVFAFSFLISWAFFGLIWWTIAYAHGDLEWIQMRDQQPELIQNMTHTMCVTEVRSFISAFLYSIETQHTIGYGNRFITEECPEAIFTICLQCITGVFIQAFMVGIVFAKLSRPKKRAQTLLFSRNAVICHRDGVPCLMFRVGDMRKSHIIEAHVRAQIIRKKVTKEGEILPFYQQELTVGADGGEDRLMFIWPTTIVHKIDRHSPLYMLSASDMLKERFEVVCMLEGVIESTGMTTQARSSFLPSEILWGHRFVNVVSFRKETGEYEVDYTLFNNTYDVDTPLCSAKELDDLKEEYTKNNKAGLDRALSVGLIKHISSAASVDHLDPASDESLDSGRLQIRSNSIPNGALAAELEPLNNNKPSFAVGGSTIIPTITTNFQSINELNNSNTNLTSLSKNNNNNNNNNNNNSTNNVHTSNSSLKKSSNSRRLSIKQDQLPLDSLC, encoded by the exons atgCCTGAACTTAAACGTAGTCTGAGCCGCCTATCCATGATCATGTTTCGTGCCACTCATTCGAATGAGCAAAGTTGGCGTGAGGAACTGCTAAG GTATCGTCAGACACGTTTTAGTTCTCGGCGTGTACGAAAACGTGTGATATTCAAACATGGTGATTGTAATGTGGTACAAGGAAATGTGGCCAAACGAAGACGAAGATATCTACAG GACATTTTCACCACCCTTGTCGACGCTCAATGGCGTTGGACCCTCATGGTGTTCGCCTTTAGTTTTCTCATATCCTGGGCATTTTTCGGTCTCATCTGGTGGACGATAGCCTACGCACACGGTGATCTCGAATGGATACAAATGCGCGATCAGCAACCtgaattaatacaaaatatgacACACACTATGTGTGTGACCGAAGTACGTTCATTCATATCAGCATTTCTATATTCGATTGAGACTCAACACACAATCGGTTACGGTAATCGTTTCATAACCGAAGAGTGTCCCGAAGCGATATTCACAATATGTCTTCAATGTATAACGGGTGTATTTATACAAGCATTTATGGTGGGCATTGTTTTTGCCAAACTTTCGCGGCCGAAAAAACGTGCCCAAACTCTATTATTTTCACGGAATGCGGTTATATGTCATCGGGATGGTGTGCCGTGTCTAATGTTTCGTGTCGGCGATATGCGAAAGTCTCATATTATTGAGGCTCATGTGAGAGCGCAGATAATAAGGAAGAAA GTCACTAAAGAAGGTgaaattttacctttttatCAACAAGAACTTACCGTGGGTGCCGATGGTGGTGAAGATCGTTTAATGTTTATTTGGCCTACTACTATAGTGCATAAAATAGATCGTCATAGTCCTTTGTATATGCTGTCTGCTTCCGATATGTTAAAGGAAAGATTTGAAGTGGTTTGCATGCTGG agGGTGTTATTGAGTCCACCGGCATGACCACTCAGGCACGCAGCAGTTTCTTGCCCTCGGAAATCTTATGGGGTCATCGTTTTGTAAACGTTGTTTCATTCCGCAAAGAAACCGGAGAATACGAAGTTGATTATACCTTATTCAATAATACCTATGATGTGGATACACCTTTGTGCTCAGCCAAAGAATTAGATGATCTTAAAGAAGAATATaccaaaaataataaagcaGGTTTag ATCGCGCTTTATCTGTAGGCTTAATAAAACATATATCTTCCGCTGCCTCTGTGGATCATTTGGATCCGGCCAGTGATGAATCTTTAGATTCTGGTCGCCTACAAATACGCTCAAATTCCATTCCCAATGGTGCTTTGGCAGCTGAACTAGAaccattaaataataataaaccctCATTTGCGGTCGGTGGTTCAACGATTATACCAACCATAACCACAAATTTCCAAAGTATTAATGAGTTAAATAATTCCAATACAAATTTAACATCGCtatccaaaaataataataacaacaacaacaataacaataataatagcaCAAACAATGTACACACTAGTAATAGTAGTCTAAAGAAATCCTCCAATTCCCGACGTCTTTCCATAAAACAAGATCAGCTTCCTTTAGATTCATTATGctga
- the LOC111677568 gene encoding G protein-activated inward rectifier potassium channel 3 isoform X3, translating to MYILVAIVFLIVFTFFITQTLMWYRQTRFSSRRVRKRVIFKHGDCNVVQGNVAKRRRRYLQDIFTTLVDAQWRWTLMVFAFSFLISWAFFGLIWWTIAYAHGDLEWIQMRDQQPELIQNMTHTMCVTEVRSFISAFLYSIETQHTIGYGNRFITEECPEAIFTICLQCITGVFIQAFMVGIVFAKLSRPKKRAQTLLFSRNAVICHRDGVPCLMFRVGDMRKSHIIEAHVRAQIIRKKVTKEGEILPFYQQELTVGADGGEDRLMFIWPTTIVHKIDRHSPLYMLSASDMLKERFEVVCMLEGVIESTGMTTQARSSFLPSEILWGHRFVNVVSFRKETGEYEVDYTLFNNTYDVDTPLCSAKELDDLKEEYTKNNKAGLDRALSVGLIKHISSAASVDHLDPASDESLDSGRLQIRSNSIPNGALAAELEPLNNNKPSFAVGGSTIIPTITTNFQSINELNNSNTNLTSLSKNNNNNNNNNNNNSTNNVHTSNSSLKKSSNSRRLSIKQDQLPLDSLC from the exons atgtatattttagtggccattgtatttttaattgtttttacgtTTTTCATAACACAAACATTGATGTG GTATCGTCAGACACGTTTTAGTTCTCGGCGTGTACGAAAACGTGTGATATTCAAACATGGTGATTGTAATGTGGTACAAGGAAATGTGGCCAAACGAAGACGAAGATATCTACAG GACATTTTCACCACCCTTGTCGACGCTCAATGGCGTTGGACCCTCATGGTGTTCGCCTTTAGTTTTCTCATATCCTGGGCATTTTTCGGTCTCATCTGGTGGACGATAGCCTACGCACACGGTGATCTCGAATGGATACAAATGCGCGATCAGCAACCtgaattaatacaaaatatgacACACACTATGTGTGTGACCGAAGTACGTTCATTCATATCAGCATTTCTATATTCGATTGAGACTCAACACACAATCGGTTACGGTAATCGTTTCATAACCGAAGAGTGTCCCGAAGCGATATTCACAATATGTCTTCAATGTATAACGGGTGTATTTATACAAGCATTTATGGTGGGCATTGTTTTTGCCAAACTTTCGCGGCCGAAAAAACGTGCCCAAACTCTATTATTTTCACGGAATGCGGTTATATGTCATCGGGATGGTGTGCCGTGTCTAATGTTTCGTGTCGGCGATATGCGAAAGTCTCATATTATTGAGGCTCATGTGAGAGCGCAGATAATAAGGAAGAAA GTCACTAAAGAAGGTgaaattttacctttttatCAACAAGAACTTACCGTGGGTGCCGATGGTGGTGAAGATCGTTTAATGTTTATTTGGCCTACTACTATAGTGCATAAAATAGATCGTCATAGTCCTTTGTATATGCTGTCTGCTTCCGATATGTTAAAGGAAAGATTTGAAGTGGTTTGCATGCTGG agGGTGTTATTGAGTCCACCGGCATGACCACTCAGGCACGCAGCAGTTTCTTGCCCTCGGAAATCTTATGGGGTCATCGTTTTGTAAACGTTGTTTCATTCCGCAAAGAAACCGGAGAATACGAAGTTGATTATACCTTATTCAATAATACCTATGATGTGGATACACCTTTGTGCTCAGCCAAAGAATTAGATGATCTTAAAGAAGAATATaccaaaaataataaagcaGGTTTag ATCGCGCTTTATCTGTAGGCTTAATAAAACATATATCTTCCGCTGCCTCTGTGGATCATTTGGATCCGGCCAGTGATGAATCTTTAGATTCTGGTCGCCTACAAATACGCTCAAATTCCATTCCCAATGGTGCTTTGGCAGCTGAACTAGAaccattaaataataataaaccctCATTTGCGGTCGGTGGTTCAACGATTATACCAACCATAACCACAAATTTCCAAAGTATTAATGAGTTAAATAATTCCAATACAAATTTAACATCGCtatccaaaaataataataacaacaacaacaataacaataataatagcaCAAACAATGTACACACTAGTAATAGTAGTCTAAAGAAATCCTCCAATTCCCGACGTCTTTCCATAAAACAAGATCAGCTTCCTTTAGATTCATTATGctga